One window of Triticum dicoccoides isolate Atlit2015 ecotype Zavitan chromosome 5A, WEW_v2.0, whole genome shotgun sequence genomic DNA carries:
- the LOC119299052 gene encoding uncharacterized protein LOC119299052 — MAFSLFPWPFRHRASGSGSGGTSPSKPSAAEGKEEDAEELGVTTQLLDFLRTLPPDAFKAVLCFVAGGSTESAIELSDWQQRHAVLVLARAKELAKVRYDLCPRHMKDKQFWTYILS; from the exons ATGGCCTTCTCCTTGTTCCCATGGCCGTTCCGTCATCGagccagcggcagcggcagcggcggaacCAGCCCAAGCAAACCCTCCGCCGCGGaggggaaggaggaggacgcggaggagCTCGGCGTCACGACGCAGCTCCTTGACTTCCTCCGGACACTCCCCCCCGACGCCTTCAA GGCGGTGCTATGCTTTGTCGCAGGAGGATCCACGGAGTCGGCGATCGAGCTCTCGGACTGGCAGCAGCGGCACGCCGTCCTCGTGCTTGCCAGAGCCAAG GAACTCGCTAAGGTCCGCTATGATCTGTGCCCACGCCACATGAAGGACAAGCAGTTCTGGACATACATCTTGTCGTAA